The Fusobacterium necrophorum subsp. necrophorum genome has a window encoding:
- a CDS encoding PatB family C-S lyase, translating to MMKDVFMKHWDRSQNISAKWDELEVKFGEKDLYPLWIADMDFPAPEEVVDAVVEKAKQGIYGYTARPSSYYQAICDWTEKRFHYHLNPKFFIHSPGGVTSFTLALDVLTEKGDAVIVTPPVYPGFFRSISGMGRKLVTSPMLESSTGNFEINWEDFEQKIIQEKVKLFIFCNPHNPIGKVYKRDELQKIADICLRHKVQIIEDQMWRDLTFGEAKTLSLLQLGEEVRQNTVACFSATKTFNLAGLHASFLYVSKEETRLALIDKIEVLDIHRNNALSIVAMETAFRKGESWLDSALEYLEENLKIAVEFIQRELPQVSAYMPESTYTLWVNFSYFSLRGEEITKHLAKYGKIATGNGSPYGEGGESCQRINLACSREVLFKALEGLKIAVKAMGE from the coding sequence ATGATGAAAGATGTTTTTATGAAACATTGGGACAGATCCCAAAATATATCTGCAAAATGGGATGAATTAGAAGTAAAATTCGGGGAGAAAGATTTGTATCCTCTTTGGATAGCGGATATGGATTTTCCGGCTCCCGAAGAAGTCGTAGATGCCGTGGTAGAAAAGGCAAAACAAGGGATTTACGGCTATACTGCAAGACCAAGTTCCTATTATCAAGCTATTTGTGACTGGACGGAAAAAAGATTTCATTATCATTTGAATCCGAAGTTTTTTATTCATAGTCCGGGTGGGGTAACAAGTTTTACCTTAGCTCTGGATGTACTGACCGAAAAAGGAGATGCAGTTATAGTCACTCCACCGGTATATCCCGGATTTTTCAGAAGTATTTCCGGAATGGGAAGAAAATTAGTGACTTCTCCTATGTTGGAAAGTTCTACAGGAAATTTTGAAATCAATTGGGAAGATTTTGAACAAAAGATTATTCAAGAGAAGGTAAAACTTTTCATTTTCTGTAATCCTCACAATCCGATTGGAAAAGTTTACAAAAGAGACGAATTGCAAAAAATTGCAGATATTTGTTTAAGACATAAGGTTCAAATCATTGAAGATCAAATGTGGAGAGATTTGACCTTTGGAGAAGCGAAAACTCTTTCCCTTTTACAATTGGGAGAAGAAGTTCGGCAAAATACGGTAGCTTGTTTTTCTGCGACCAAAACATTTAATCTTGCCGGCTTACATGCTTCTTTTCTATATGTTTCCAAGGAAGAAACCCGTTTGGCTTTAATTGATAAAATTGAAGTTTTGGACATTCATAGAAACAATGCCTTGAGTATTGTGGCAATGGAAACGGCTTTTCGTAAGGGAGAAAGCTGGCTTGACTCCGCTTTAGAATATTTGGAAGAAAATTTAAAGATAGCGGTGGAATTCATTCAGAGAGAATTGCCTCAAGTATCTGCTTATATGCCGGAAAGTACCTATACTCTTTGGGTTAATTTTTCGTATTTTTCTCTTCGAGGAGAGGAAATTACAAAGCATTTGGCAAAATATGGAAAAATTGCAACAGGAAATGGAAGTCCTTATGGAGAGGGAGGAGAAAGCTGTCAAAGAATTAATTTGGCCTGTTCTCGAGAAGTTCTTTTTAAAGCTTTGGAAGGCTTGAAAATCGCAGTGAAAGCAATGGGAGAATAG
- the truB gene encoding tRNA pseudouridine(55) synthase TruB, producing the protein MDGIIVVKKEKGMSSFDVIRSLRKILQERKIGHTGTLDPLATGVLILCVGKATRLAQEIEAEEKIYEAEMEFGYQTDTYDLEGKVLVESLKKEVSREEFEKVLEKWKGDILQVPPMYSAIKLQGKKLYELARKGVEVEREARKVTVFEIHTLEFQQTKAKILTKVSKGTYIRSLIHDIGKDLGSFATMTALNRIQVGEHTLKNAYTISEIHDKIKICDFSFCIPVEEYFLFPKIQLEGEKNRSLFQNGNTVIFQEKDGKYRVYQEEVFLGLGKIEHQRLKGYKYF; encoded by the coding sequence GTGGATGGAATTATTGTTGTGAAAAAAGAAAAAGGAATGTCCTCCTTCGATGTTATTCGTTCTTTGCGAAAAATATTACAAGAGCGAAAAATAGGACATACAGGAACTTTAGATCCTTTAGCGACAGGAGTTTTAATTTTATGTGTGGGAAAAGCAACTCGTTTGGCACAGGAAATTGAAGCGGAAGAAAAAATATATGAAGCGGAAATGGAATTCGGCTATCAAACGGATACCTATGATTTGGAAGGAAAAGTCCTTGTAGAATCTCTCAAAAAAGAAGTTTCCCGAGAAGAGTTTGAAAAGGTTTTGGAAAAATGGAAAGGAGATATTTTACAAGTTCCTCCCATGTATTCCGCAATTAAGTTACAGGGAAAAAAATTATATGAATTAGCAAGAAAAGGCGTAGAAGTGGAAAGAGAAGCAAGAAAAGTCACTGTTTTTGAAATACATACTTTAGAGTTTCAACAAACAAAGGCAAAAATTTTAACCAAAGTTTCCAAAGGAACTTACATTCGTTCTTTAATTCATGACATTGGAAAAGATTTGGGAAGTTTTGCCACCATGACAGCCTTAAATCGGATTCAAGTAGGAGAACATACTTTGAAAAATGCCTATACAATTTCGGAAATTCATGATAAAATAAAAATCTGTGATTTTAGTTTTTGCATTCCCGTGGAAGAGTATTTTTTGTTCCCTAAAATACAACTCGAGGGAGAAAAAAATCGAAGTCTTTTCCAAAATGGGAATACTGTAATTTTTCAGGAAAAAGATGGCAAATATCGAGTATATCAGGAAGAAGTTTTTTTAGGATTGGGAAAAATTGAACATCAAAGGCTAAAAGGATATAAGTATTTTTAA